GACACCTAGTTGCTTACTACAGTGTTTATCAAGAAAACTTTCTGAGGAATCCTTGTGAGAAACAGCTGGTAATGCCATCTTGCTTGCTGTAGGAACGTGACGTGTCCAAAAGAAggagcaggtgctgcagtggggaACACGCTGAGTCAGTGCGGGGAAGCACTGAGTCATTGGGCTTTTCCTGGGTTGGAcaagccctgcagcaccacagaTAGCTTCCAAAGGCAGCTGTGCTGTAGCTTGTGCAGCAGTGACTCGCTGTTGGGTTGCACAAGGGCTCAGGAACAGCACAGCACGACGTTTGCCTTTTGGGATGAAAGCATAGCTGCTGGAACATCGATCTGCTTGTCGAGCTTGGGAAAAACAACGTCGCTGTTCCCAAGTTGCGTTTTAGcgaatggaaaaagaaatcttacaATAAGAAATGTTCATTCTTTGGCTGAGGCTTGGATCACTTCCAGAGCTgataaaaatgttcttaaataAGTGCATACCTAGAGGAAAGTAGCTTTTGATCTTAACCACCTTGGTGGCATTTACTAACTTCTTACAGAGCATGCATTGAAACTGTTCCCAGGTGTGTAGCCAGCAGCATTTAAACCGTGTAGTGCATGTACCTCTGCTACTAACAGCTTTGTGGTTGCTGAGGGGGTTTCTTTGGCCAGCAGTCTGTCCTCAGAGCGGCTCTCAACCAGCCCAGAAAACTTGACACGTATTTCAGAGAAGCACTTAAATATCCTCACGTGCATCTCTCCTCTTGCTCTGCCATTTTGCCCCGACTTTGGTGTCAGGATTGTTGGGGAGAATCCTGCCTCATTTTTCGGTAGCTGTTGATAGTTCCCTGTGCTTCTCAAACTGACACTTGGAGAAGTTTCGCTGGGACTGAAACAAAGCATCAACAATTACAAATTAATATGGAAATCCTTGCTGTAAGCAGCATAAACTGGCCTTAATCCAGTGGAAATTGGCTTTGTCTTGACCAGATTGCAATGCAATGAGCGTGTTAGGGCAATTAAGCCTCACTAAGAGGTGAAGCGTGCACAGGGGTTTGTTTCGGGCTCCGTTCTGTGGCTGAAGTTTTCCTGGCTGGTCTGGCTGCTCTCCGGATGTCTGAAGGATTCCAGGCTCATCATCTCCGATGGAGGTGTCCCAGATGATGGGCCAGGTAACTGAGGTCACTGACTTTGCTTGCTCAGTTGGCTGTTATTTGAAAGGCAGCTCAGCTGGAGTCCTGGAGAGTGATGATGCTCTGGGGTGCCCATCTGTTTTCTCTGCCCACTTTCTTGAAGGACAAAATTCAATGCTGAATGCCGCTGTTTATGTGTTAGGTTTGCTTGgatggagagagaaaatcagCATAAAAATCTCAATTAAAAAGCTCATCCTGAGTCCTGCATTTGCTTGGACAATCTTGCACTCCGATGCATTTGAAGCATTCTGCGATACTGTAGTGGGAAACGCCCTAAGAGTCAGGGCTTTTTATGGCTGCCTGTGTGAGAAATCATTGATAGTCGGCTGATTTCCACACTTGGAGAATATCCGAAGTAAAACACTCATGTCACTTACTTTAAATACCTAGTTATGAAATGCCAAAGTTAATGTTTGAATGCAGTGGTGCTGTCTGGAGTTGGAACTTGGCGTTTCCAAACCAGTACGTCTGCCTCTGCGTGCTGCAGTGAGCAGCGGCAGTACTGCCAAGGAGCAGCTGATGGGGTGCCTTGCAGACTATGAATTAGGTGCTTGTCTGAACGTCACATTACGTAGCATAAATATAATTTGGCAGCTGCTGtggtctcttttcttttctctcaggtTCCAAGTGTTAATTCTCCCCAGAAGGGGGATGTCTCGTATGTCCAGCTGGGCTTTTCACTGAGAGAATCCTCTGATTTggtccccttcccttccttctgcagcagtgaCTTATTCACAGTACTCTTAAGAAAGCAATGATAAAAACCAGCACGTTCCTCTGaataagggaaaaataaaacaattctgGACGGTATGCCACAAAAGGCTTTAGGGTAACTGAGCAGAAGCGCCTAGTTCTTGGTGGGGGTGAGGCTGCTTGGAGAATAACATTCTCTCTGTCCCAGAAGGTGCTTTCCTGAGCTCTTGGGAATTCTACCTACCCAGCCCAAATAGAAGTCAGTGGAATTAATTCCCTCATCACTGTGTTCCACAGACTCAAAGTTACCTGTGTGTCACACATACCCACCTCAGTAGGGTGTGGTGCTGGGCACCTGGTGACACCCGGGGCACTTCTCAACTTACAGCTCAGCTGCACGGTGAGGCTGCTCAGgtttcagagctgtgcagaagctgcgGCCACCATCATAAGCACTGCCGTGCTCTGGGAGCAAGGACGGTCCTTTAACTTTGGCATTTCCTGACTGCAGTTTTTGCATGAcccttgctttttctgtttggtttaaTTGCTTTTTATGCCACAGAACAGGGCTGCTCAGTAGCTCCTTTGCTGATATTTCCTCCTTCACATAATTCAGATGTCTGTTTCCTTGGATGCTGCTGTATGGCAGGAAAAGTTCTGTGCCCGTGGCATCTGTGCAGTGCAGAGGTGGCAGTAGTGGGCGcccagggcagctctgtgcccacgTGCCTGCAGATGGGGGGCTTTTCTGTCCTCGTGGGAGGAGGGGTGGCTGCAGTCAGCATCTCGCATTCAAATTATGTGCTGCAAGGAGGAACAGATGGGAAATTGTGCTTGAATTTCTGCCTCACTTCTGAATGAGGGTTTTGACCTGCTTTGTGCAAGGCAAAGCGATGCAGACCGTGTGCCGTTTCTGGAGAGCAGCTAGGTTTGGTGCCGTTGGGGTGGGTGGGTGACACGCAGCTTCCAGGGGCTTTTGGTGCTGAGAGTTGCATGACCGTGGCATGCCGAGGCCAGAGGTGCTGGCATTCACTGCATGCACATGGGGACCATGCACAGTGGGGATCGTCCCAGCAGGGGACTGCTGATGCATTTTGCTCAGCTTGCAAGTTGCTTGGACTTCCTTTGGCAATCAAAGGGAGTAAatagctttttcttcctctgtggtATAGCGTAAGCTTCTGATTTCTGATAGATGTAGAGATTGGCCAGTGTGACCTCGCTGTAGTGCATCAAACTTGCTTAAAGAAAGTGCTTTTTCTTGTGGTTGGATCAAATTAGCCTACAGTTAGCAAAGATGCTGTTGTAAAGGGTGTGTTCTGGGGTAAGTAGAAAGTAAAAACTCCTTGGCTACATTCCCCTGCAGGAATGTAAACAGTTTTTACTTGAAAATCCATACTCTGCATACTCCTTAGTCCAAAGCCATAAGGTACCTGGGTTACAATACATGCTTTTCCATTCCTCCCTTCACATTTGCCAGCTTGATGCAAAGACTTTccataaatacatttctgctctggctgtgcaggagtTCCATCCGCATCCCCACATTCTTTCtaatactcattttttttttccttgactttccctgttcctgctatTACTGTAAGtaactgaaagaacaaaatgttttcactgaCACAGTTTACCTTGTAAGaagttaatttttgtttttgcctgttACCTGCACCTTTCTCTCCCACACTTAAAGTTCTCCAAGGGAGAAAATGATCAGGCACACTGTGAAGCTGTAGCTATAAACCATACCTAAGAGCAAGCACTGTTGTATCGTAGCAGTTACCAGAGAATTGGCTTCCATGGGCCTTGGTACTGATTGGTTAGTGCTGGTATAGGAGCAGAAGTCCTTGGGTTTGATGTAAGTAACCTTGGCCAGAGAGTTGTAGTTGCCTTCTGCTTCATTCCATCTCAGAGCAACTGCTGAACCTTTATTGGCTTGTTCTATGGAGCAGGATGGGGGTTCTTCTGTTCACCACGTCTTCCGCCTTCCCTCCAACACTCGTGTAATTAATGATGCAAAAGGGAAGCTTGTTCATCCAAACCTGATGTGCAGGGCTTCATTTTAATTTGGACAGACCCAATCAAATTCTTACAAATGTCCTTCTTAAAAAGTTATCAAAGCGTGGCCCAATTTCCTCTTCTCGGAAAGCAAAATCTTTAGCTGGTTGAAATATAAGACTTCGCCAGCAACTTCTGTAGTAGTTCTGACAAATTGCTTTGCCAGCTGTGGATGTCGTACTGTAAGGAGTCATACGGCGGATGCTGGCTCCTCCTTACCTGCGCTCGAGCAGGAATTGACCATGGCTCCGTGCTTCAGTAAAGCTGCAGCTCGTGGTTGGCAAGGTGGGTCCTGGTCTCGTGCCAGAGTGAGGAGTGTTGCGAAGGGCGGCCCTGCATGATGTACGGCTGCTTCTCAGCCTGCGGGTTGTGTTCCAGGCAGTCAATGCAAGAGGGGGCTACAGCTGATCTGTGTGTAGATCATTGCAGAGCTGTAACATCCAGAGATCTTGCCTGGAAGGGTTGGTTACACTCCGTACACCATGTGCTAAAGATAGTAGCAATTCTTCCAGTTCAGAAATCTGCTATTTCAGGGCAACGCTAAGCAGATAATCGCTATACCTACCTTAAGCTTTATTATGTAAACAGTGATCTGTTGGACTCTGTAGATCCCCTCCCCAACTGAAAAACCAATTCCTGACGAATGAAGGAGGCTTGGTTTGGTCAGCTGTGAAATGATTGCTTCACCTGGCAGCATTTCAGGAGCCCCGCAGCTGCGGGATGGAACGAAGCAGCACATTGGAGGCGTGTTCTCGATGGCCAAGGGTTTTAAATGCGTCTGGGTTAGCGACATCGGGCTCTAGGGCAGCTCTTCTGGCATAAAGGTTTTTGAGTTATATTGATATTTGTCGGTTActatgacttcttttttttttcccccccttcaaTTGCATCATACCCTTAAAAAATGGTGGTAAGTGAGAGATCTGCATGCTTTGGAGTTTGTTTAATCTCCGCTTCAGTCTACACAATGCACAAGTCATGATGTTAACACTTTTTCTTACAACTTCTTCATTCACATTCACAACTAATTTGGATTtcagtttgctgtttttaatctattttatttaaCCTGATTTCGTACTTATTCTTCCTGTTGTTCTGTTGCCCCCTGATTTCGCTTAGGTTTCGATCTCTGTCTGTACTGTATTGGGGATGCTTTTTCAGGAGTGATATGAATGACCGGGGTTGTAACTAACACATAAACAAGTTTTCCTCGGTCCCATGTAGGTGATAGAAGGGAATGGGGCACGTGGTGGCCTTATACGTAACCATAAGTACCCTGATAGGCGTTTTGTTGGGTCTTTGTCAGGGAAACTCTTTGCTGGCAGCCGTTATAGATGTGAATTACGATTTTTTTGAACACGCCATCGGAAATGCACATCTAAATATCCTCACCAGGAAGATCAGATGGTTATTTCATAGCGAAAGAAGACTTGTATCCTAACCCTGCAGCTTGCTATCACTGAAGTTCAGCGAAACAAACTCTCAAAGATATCACTTGGGCTTGTAGAAAGCTGAGCTGAGGGTCTGAAGGCCAACAGGCAGCAGTAGTGCTCCAGCGTGGGCTGGGGGCGAAGGGCTCGCTGTCCGTGCCAGGCTCCCTGCACCAGCCTGCTTGAAATCTTTTGTGAATCAAAAGATGCTGGTGGAAGGAGCCTTTAGATTCACTCCGCTGTGCTTTGTGTTCCAGTACCTGATGTGTCTCTGTATATCTCCACTGTATATACAACAGCACATTGATGTCTGGTTGTCCTTACTAGTCCTAGTTCTCACTGTATCTTGTCCGATAGTGTACTGTTGCTGGTAATGGACCTCTGTGGACACTGGTGTGTCGCTAGTATGTTCTCTTTGGCTGTAAAGCTCTTGGTTTGTGGTTAGTTCCttatttttgttgaaatattttttcgTTCTGGTCACTGTCCGTGCTAGCGGTGGCTTTGCCTATCCGTTGCCTTGAAGGTACAGGTGGAGTAATGTCCCGCTTGACAGACATTACTCCTGGCGTGTGCTCATGCGGATGCCCACACTGTTCAGACTGTAACTTCCATAACTGCTTCATGTGCACCAAGCCCCTTGTGGAATCCTGCTGAGAGTTTCTAAAGGCTTCAGTGAAAAATCCCCCCAGCAGGAGGTGACTGTGGGATGCTAAAACAGCAGGTGGTGAATTGGTGCCTCAAAATATCCTTCTACAGGAGCGTTACCCCGACTTTCTGGATTTACTTTGTACTGCCGTTTAAATGCACTTCtgtcttctgtgctgcagactgGGGGAAAGATAAGGTCTCCTTTAATTTGAAGAATGTTCAATTGGCCACGAAAGAGCTAATGCCAAACATTGGCAGTCGTTTTGTTTGTCCAATTCTTAAACGAGAGCGTTTTCCTTTGGCCTCTGACCAGGAGGCTCAGGCAGAACAAGGCTGTCAGTCTCCTCGAGCTGAAGCCTGTGTCTGGAAGTGTTGCAGCACCGGGGTTTGTCCTGGCGGTGGGAGCTGCGCACCCTTCAGACTGCTGTCCGAGGGCTGAATGCAGGGTACTGGAATCGAGTTCCAAACCTTCCATCTCCTCCTAACCTGGTCTGCTCCAATTAGATTTTGAGAAAAATGGGAATAGGCTGTTATCATCCATGGTGGAAGATGAGCATATGGCATATATACCCTGTTGTGTGTATGCCGATAACGAACCGCCTGCAGTTGAAGGATGGCTTAAAAAATGAatcccagaaaacaaacagcaggattttACAACTGAAACGTTGGTTTGTCTTCTCATCTATTTTTATAAAATTGAACCACTGGAACTTGGGGACAAGATGAGTCTGACCATGTTGCAACAATCTGTCCGCTACAGTTGCAGTTCTTCATGACCAGCATTCAAAGTGTTAACTAAAACCATTGAAGCGACATACCTGCCATTAAAACTCAAATCCTGAAAATAACTCCATGAATCTTTGCACTACTGAGCGGAATGGCCTTTAATGCTGTAGATAGATTGGTTTGCTGTTTGCGGTTTAGCTGGCGTGCTGTACAGACACTgactctctcttctttccttcctttgtctTCCCCTGGATTGCACCTGAACTCTTGCTGCAGATGATGAACCAGCTGGGCCAATGTAAGTGTGCTTTAGGGGGAAAAAGCATTGCTGGGGTTAATCTGCAGTGTTCTAAGAGACATGTTCTATGGGATGTTGATGCCCTAATATGGATCAGTGTGCCCCATATTGTATCACTGAGTAAAAGCAATaatataaaacacaaaaaagcattCCTTGAAGCCTCTGTGTTGATCTCTCTCCTGTGTTTTGGCCAAGGGATGGAAAACTGCCAGGGGAAGAGGCACCAAAAAAGCCATCTAAGTTGGTTTTGGATCGCTGGTGCTTGGGGATGGTGGCTGCTGGGTTTGTTGTCAGGTAGCCGTGCAGTAAAGAGAGCTGCAGTTTGCCAGGTCCTTACTCAACAAAGCAAATATTGTTTGAAGGAGTTGGGGTGAGGGACGAATGGAATGCTGTGTAACTATGTACAAACCTTCCTACGCTTTGGTTGCTGTTGGTCAATCTTTTATCcttttgtgctttctttccccAGGAAAACCAATTCTACAAACAATCATAAAGATAAAAACTTACGCCAGagaaacacaaattaaaaatgcttatCATGTAAGTATGACTTGCACACATCTCAGAAACGCGCAGACTAAAGTCCTCCTTTTTCTGTCATGGTTTGGATGTGTAAACTTAACTGGTTCCATGTGCTAAAGTTACGGCTGCTCAGAGGATGGCGTGTGCCTTCCTGGCACGCTTCAGAGCGCTGGGGGGTATTGAAGATGAGATACGTAGGCAGTGTAATGATTCCTAGCTTCCTAGCTCTACGTAATCGCTACCATCGCTAATAAAAAAGAACTCCCCTAATTCCTCCTTAAAGTCTGGGAGCTAACGTTGGTTGGAAAGCCTCCATCTCCGTTTAAGACCGCGTTGGATGTTAAGCGCTTTGTTGACGTACTGTTGTGGCATGCGATGTTGGAAATGCTGTCAGGCATTGACTAGCaccttttctcatttcttttttagagCTTTAAGTTTCTGAGAGACTGATGGCAATATGACCTGCTAAATTTAAGGGTTGGAACTCTTGGTTCTAGAACTCCAGTTctgtctgatttttcttttttcttttttcttttttttttcttccttttcaagtGAGCAACAAAATATGACTGTCTAAAGCATGCCTTATTTAGCCTCTCCTGCAAGGATGACCTAGTCAGATAAACTTTAATACCGCTTCAGTGTAGAAGGTGTAAACTATTTTGGGCTTGATGTGCTGTGAAtgttgcttattttatttttttcccctccttacTATATTTAAACATTAGAAGTAGTAAATCGGATCACGCATGCGCCATTTTTTACTTACCGTAGCTGTTAAATTGGCAAAGCTCAAAAACGCACTGCTGCCATCTAGTGATATTTTTTGTAAAGTACGGCGAGACTGACaaatatatacagtatatatttatatttgggGGGAGGAGAAAAACCAAAATCCAGTATAATCGTGTTTCATTTTGAAGCTGCTGATGTTCATTCCTTACTGTACGTCTGGTAGATGAGAGGGTGACGCTGTTCTGGTGCATAGAGAAGGAATTCTAAGTTGAAATATATCTTAAGGGCTTTACCTATATAGAGAAACTCGGGTGTCCTGCGGTCAGCCTTCAGAAGCCGGAACAGTTGGACAAGGTGGTGGTGAAATGCAGTTGAAACGAAAACAAAACTTcagtttataaatatatatatatgattgctttttaagtgattttttttttttttttgttaactcATGTAAATTCTCGAATCCTTTTGCACTGATGTGTTCAACATATTCTTGTACATTCAATTCAGGCAAACTTTtataagtttttttttgtttgtttaactgaAACGTTACGGCATGGTGATATTCTATGCAACTAGTTATCTTCAGTTTGACACTGTAACTTCTCATGATTTAAAGATTGTAGAAATAGACCTAACAGGGTTCTCATGATGTGCGTAACTGTAGATGCATGAACTTGTGTTCTGTGTATTTGTTGAAGTGCAATGatgtataaaacaaacaaaaaaaagtggattcacctgtttttaaaaataaaacactgacaaaaacGTGCGAGACTTCCACATATTTAATGGCATGTCAGCTAAGCTGCGTACCTTGGAGCGGCGTTGCACGCGGCTCAGCCTTCCGTCAGCTTTTTCAGTTCCTTCTCCACGTCCTCCACAAAGGCTGGGAAGTGCTGGTCCATCAGGCATAAGCGGATGAAGGGTCCCAGCTCTTGCGCACTCCACGCTGAATGCCGGTACACCAGGGGCAGCTCCAACTTGTGACTCAGCACAGACTGCAAAGGAACAACACAGCTGTTGCACTGATCTCGTACAGACAAGGTAGCGCCACGTGGGTTTTGTAACGAAGCAGCTACGTCAGGTTTTTCCTTCGGCATTTAATAAAGATGCATCTGCCTTGTTATTACACTGCTTGAATACTTTCAGTCCTGTATGACTTGCGTATGGAATGCCTCTCTCCTATCTTaaattccagcagagctgccagtgCAGGAGTTACCTCAGAAATGTCAGTTTCCTGGGTAATGTGGTTCCCAGTGAATGCGTTCTGTGCAAGAGAAAAGGATCCCGTGCAAAGGGTGTGCAGTGCCGTGAGGTGCGTAGATGCAGCTGGAGGTGGAGGTGAGTGTCACTGTGTTATGGAGGGGTCTGCCTTCGGGTTAATGGGCTTTGGATGCCTAGCGTGGCCTCTTTGGAAGCTTGGACACAGCAGTGGGGCTGAAGCATGCCTCCTCCTGTGGGCAGCTCAGGACTGCTGTTAGCTCCTCCAGCTTGCATTGCTTGAACATGGAGCACGGGCAGGCAGACTGTGCGTGCTGACATGTAGAGTACAGCTGTGTCTGCGTGCACTGAAAAAGACCCCTCCTACTTTTAGTAACGGTAGTGATTCACAGTGAAGTCTTGCTGTTTGTTATCCTGGCTCATGTTGTTGtctctgaaaatgcttttaaaaaacactgcTGGAGAGAATACCTGACATCAAAGCTCCTGCCACCTTCTGGGGGTGGCGGAAATGGGGAAACGCAGCTCCAGAGTGTTCGGAGCAGCACTGGGATAGGTATGTCTCCAAAGCTGAACTGGGGAAAGAAGCTTAGCCCTGAATGAACTTTCTAATTCCAGGGCATGGGAGAtctcagctcacagcacagtTGTGTTAAGCTGAATAAAAAGTGTGCAAGGGCAAGTAGTGGATGATGTGTAAAACTGTACCGAGGAGCCTTGTGGGAGGGAATTTTCTAGTGACTCAAGGGAGAGGTGGATTACAGCGTGTGGCAAATGAAAGCCTCACGAGCAGAAAGCTGTGCTCAGAAGCAGGGATAATGCACCCACCTTACACAGGACTGAAGAATGGCAGTTTTTAGTTTTGTTGGTACAGATAGTAGTCCTGATTGCATCCTGATGTTCAATGAAGACACTTGCAGGTGTTTATAGCACAAGACAGCTTTCTCTGCACCCGAGTTTCACTTGCAGGACCCAAgctatttgtttttccccttgttaCCTGTGCTAGCTGCATTGTGGATCTTCTTTCTCCAAAGTTTGTGAAGGAATCTGGCAGAGGCTCATCTGGCTAGAAAACATCAAATGCAAATAAGGGCTTGTTACCAAGAAGAGTGTGAGCATGTGCAGGAAGGGAAGCAGTTCCATTTAGAGAGGTTACGGGATGAGTGTGCTCAGCTGCCTTGAGCAGTAAAAAGGCATCTCTTTTTATGGAACCTGAAAGCATATCTGTCTTTAAAAACGAAAGATGGGGAACAATGGGCCTGGAGCCAAACTGTCATATCTAAGCCAAGGCAACTTGTAAGCTACTTGCTGGAAGTAACATTGAATAAACACGTGAACGCTCCCCAGGAGCATGCTCTTTAACCTCCCAGGGGTTACACCACTGGAAAGATGGTTTGGGGTGGCAGTTCAGCTTTGGAGTGAGGCTTTCAGTCACTTCTGGAGCGATGCTGTTAGCTGACTACTGCTGTTCAACAGTATTCTGCCATTAAATACTGCCTTCTGTTATTTTAACTCATCAGGAAATGAGTGAAATCCAAAGCACCGACAAATCAGCAATATATTCAACACCCCTCCCCCAGTTTTCTCTACCAAATATTGTTTCCACTGTCCAGCAGTGTAGGATTTTTTCCTATATTAGTGTAGgatttttcctgtattttcttgaaaactttGCTGTTCCCATTGCTGTTCTCGATATATCATCACACAGCTGAGAGGTTTCCTGGCTGAGTTAGCTACAGCAATGCTTTTCAGAGCTGGTGAATGAGATCCTCTGAATACCCAGGAGTGTGTATTTAAGAATAAGGCATCCTCAGCAGCACTATCATTCAGCAGCCTCTTTCAGTCACCTTAAATCTTTGCCGTGGGGACAGCAAACATTCTTTTCCTACCCTGAAATCACATCTAAATGTGTCAGGTTAGCTAAAATGGATGCGATGACTGTATTTACAGTTAATAAAACTGCAAAGGAGTGGGTAAACACAAAAAGAGAGAACTTAAGTCACGGTTACTTAAATGGCTCTGCAAGGTGGTTCCCAACTTGGCAAGATAAAAGCAATGTTTAAGTTTTGTTAACCTTTTCAGGTGTCTTAAGAAAGCAGGGATATGAGAGCCAGCTTCTGTCACTGCCTCCCAGAATGGCGGTACTTACTACATGTAGAACTGATGCATTTTGTTCAGTATCCTCAACTTGGCTGTGACTGTAACAGAGGTTCTGGCTTAGTTCATCAGCCTCGTGAACTGGCACATACTCTGCGAGTTTCcggatgcagctgcagcagtgctccaGTGTCTGCGCTTCTGAATCTCCACCAAACTGAACCCGGAACATGCGGCATTCGTTCTGCTGGAAAATCAGGGAGAAATTAATTTAACTGCTCATCCATCCACTCAACGTATTTTGATTTAATTAAAACCCCTATTAGATAGAGTTAGATAGAAGCTGATTAATTCTTGGATCACTGCTCCATcttaaagacaaagaaacaagtTTTCCCTGCTGTATCTTTATTATCTCAGCAGCTGAACGAGAATATAATCCCCGGTCTGAAAGCcagcaaaaacagagaaaatggcaAGCAAACAGGGTCACCTGTCAACTAATTAAGGGTGTGTCCGAGTGAAGGTGCATTGCCATGTTTGCAGCAAGGTCTTATTGTTGCTGGAAATAGGATCCTATAAGGGTGCACCAGCTCTGACCAGTTACTGGTAGCAGAAAATGAGATGACTCTAAAGCAAGCACAGGTCATCTGGCATCTAAGCTAAGAGTTCTGGGAACTACCAAATGGATTTAGGATTTATGTCACTGTGAGCATCAGACCCGGCCTTACCCACCCAGCAAACCCATGCACAGCTAAGCACAAATTCAGTGCAGTGTTCCAGCTGAGTGCTGTTCTCTGAACCAAGTTAATGCTGATGAGGggtggaaaacactgaaatgcttcaTCAGAAGTACTGCACCAATGGAAGGTTACTCTGGAATCAACTCCCTGAAATCATTCCTTGTAAACTCATGCTGAGGAGCAGCCTCAGCCTGCTGCTCGAACAGTGATGCTGACTGACGCTCAGAGTGGCTCGGTGTGGCTGTCCTCCACACAAGATGGCAGACGCACACACAGGCAGTCTTCCTGTTCAGTAAAGTGGAGAATGGCACCAAGtagtgaaagcaaagcagctgggcAAAACATCCCTAGTGTAAGTTGTGGTACTGAACAATAGtattgttttaaatgcatgaaGAGCCTGTCGGGCGCAGTAACTGTCC
This window of the Excalfactoria chinensis isolate bCotChi1 chromosome 10, bCotChi1.hap2, whole genome shotgun sequence genome carries:
- the REC114 gene encoding meiotic recombination protein REC114, yielding MDARRGHSHCSSQAGGTSCGTTGQPSGAGSSSLLTSATTWPLKRYGRFLSPTDNEDGERSGHSWKVFESNEESGHLILTIVVSGHFFISQGRTVLEGFSLIDSQKWLRIARRADCLLLHAQSKNECRMFRVQFGGDSEAQTLEHCCSCIRKLAEYVPVHEADELSQNLCYSHSQVEDTEQNASVLHVPDEPLPDSFTNFGERRSTMQLAQSVLSHKLELPLVYRHSAWSAQELGPFIRLCLMDQHFPAFVEDVEKELKKLTEG